TTCATATATGTTGGAAGATCTGGCATAAGCCAGTGTGGTGCAATCCCAGGGAAAAAGTGTTCTCGGCTAGTTAGACTTCACAGGAAGTCCACCAGAAAGCCACATACTTTCTATCACAGCTACCCCGAACGGAATAAGCCAAACTACGTCTCCCTTATCTCCCCACCCCTTCCCAGGAACCTCCTCCAAAATAACATACCGTCCAGTTATCTGCCCTTCTGTCTTTATAAAAACTATGGCTTCTTCTCTGAACAGAAACCAACGTAAAGTCTGTTCCATCTGCTTTTTCCGAACTCTGCTTGGTCCACGCTTTTCCAGAAGCCTGTTTAAAAAagttacatatatattatatatacatacacatacatacatatataaatacgcCCTTTCCAATGAAGAGAGAGGAAGTTTACAGTTGAAACcgcaaaacagaaaagcattatACCCATCAATATATTATGTCATATGCATTGATGTGTCATTGTGTCAGGAGAACCACCCGCATTTCACCCACATCACTGTCAGCAACGAAGCTGCAGGTACAAATGAGGCCCATTCACCTAATGAAAACGTTgcttgcttcagaaaaaaaaaagagaaaaaaaatacccaaaagaCCACTGTTTACTACTTGCAAAATAAACACAAACTAGTTCTTTTCAAACAATTATAAAGCTGTAAACTTAAGAATTTACCATATTAGCGTTCACAGCattagtaatacaatatgtaggcaccttgaaagctttttctgtgcTATCTGTGGAACGTCTATACATATTTATGCACTTAAAACAAAAAGGTCTAGTCACCTATTACAATAGAGATTCCTCAAACAAATGCAGCCCAAAAGGAAATAAActctattaaaacaaaagaaaaaaaaaaagctgccctCTGTTTCTAACAGATATGCCTCTCCACACGTGCTTACTGGCAGCAAAGTCAGATCTAACACAGAAAAGTGGGACAGAAGTGTAATAAAAGCTTCTCTTCATTTTCAATTTTAGTTACAGGAAGCACTTAAATACCATTTTGTAATACCTTTTTATCTTCATGGAAGAAAGATTCTGATTGAGATGAcgtcttttttttccacccattTTCCATACTTTCCGGCGGGAAGCTCTGCCTGAATCGATATAGATCCTTTCTTCCCCTTGCTTCTTTCATAAGCGGTACATTGTCTTTTCCTTGGCGGCTCTTTTCTGAATAGGACCGTCTTAAATCTGGCGGTGCACTTCCTAAAGTAGATGCGTAGTTTTTCCAATCAGTTTTACTCTTCACATTGGAAAAGTCATTGTCACATGATGTCTTATTTGCGTTGTCTTTGTTCTTAGTTACAAAGCTCCTTGATACATCCTTGCTCCAGTCACCTTCTGGAGCCACCTCCAAGAACTGCTCTTTTGTGACCAACTTCTTCTGTAACTGGCCAACATCAGCCTTTACGGAGAACTTGGAAGCCAAATTAATTTCCAACTTTTGCTCTGCACCAACTGCGCGCACAGGCTGTACCTTGTCATTTGCAAATGTTGAACTTCGTTGGCTGGAAGTTAAGTTCACTTCTTGATCTTCATCAAtgatgaatgttttttttctggtgaactcCACAGGTGAATTTACAAACTTATCTGAAAACAAGCTGCTAGGGTTTCCCCAGTAAGGAGGGCTGAACTTTCTGTCTTTGGACTTCTGTTTATCAAATTCAGGGCCACAGGATTCCAGtttctctctgttcttttcaTTTAGGATTAGTTTCTCTGGCCTGTGGTACTCTTCTGCCCGGTCACCTTGCTTGTTTTTAACGGAACAGTGATCCgatcccttcctctccttcccactATAGGAGGAAGAAGTCCAATCTGacacatttcttttgttctttggtAACTCCCTATTAAATAAACTGTGGTCTTCAGGGAGCTTGTCCTGAAACACCGGTTCTTCTTTATATTCTGCCATAAGTGCATCAATATCAAGAATTCGTGACCTATAGCCATGCTCAGCCTTCCCTGCAGCTAAATCATAATTACTTTCACTACTCTTCTGGTTTACTGGTTCACTGTTTTTATGCAACTGTGCAAAATGTAGGGGGGATCTGGGTTCATGGTAAGAAGAGACTTTTCTTCCACTACGTTTGAGATCAGCTTGAGGTGTATTTTCCAGGTCCCGTTTTAACATGAAAGCATCAACATCTAtaattttctctttagaaaaatcTAGACTTCTTTCACGATACTTCTGGTTATCTTTCCCTGATATTTGAAAATTAGTGaatgaaatgttttttgaaaagttaacttcatttttttcttcctctttggccCAATCCTTATTAATATATACGTCTCGTGAGTCTTCTCTACAATTTGTACGTGTTATATTTTCACTTGGTTGCTGTAATACCGGTTTGGAACTTTTGGAAAAAATAGGGTCCAAATTAGTTGTTACTATCTCACTTGAGGGAGAAATTTTACTAGTTTCACTTGCGCTAGGAGTACCaaagcttttctctcttctgtcacCAGGAACCTGATAAGTAACTGCAAAATAAGTTGCCTTTGGTTCAAAAGCAGCACTCTGATTTTTCAAGTAATCGTCAGGACTGCCAAGAACAGTTTGGTTTGTCTCATTTCCTTCCAgtccttctttgctttttttacttctctttttaacTGAACCTTCTTCCAATTGCAATGACTCTGTCCTATTCAGCCTTTTGATACTCTCAGGAGTGAGCAGGCCAACTTCTTCTGTCTTGATGGAATCCTGAGGCAAGGTCTTCCTTCTCCACCTTTCTGAAATTTTCAAGTCTGCAATGCTACTTTTGGTTCTCCTGACCTTTTCCTCTGGTTCTGTGACTCTgaatttctctctgttttcatgTGCTATACTATCTAAGCTAAAGCTCTGTTCTACGCTCTTTGAGTATAGACATTTCCTTAAATCAAAGGCTCTAGAGTCGTCTTTACTAATGGTTTGTGCCTCCATATCAGGATGGTGGCTACTGGAAGATTTACATACTTGTCCACTTGAAAGCACTGATGAATACTGGGCCCCATGTTTATTTACACTGGTTAAAAAAACTTCATGACCAAAGCTGGTTCTGAATTCATGGTTATCTGTTCTGCCTGGTCTTACGCTTCTTTTCTCAGAAGAGTATTTCGTCACATTAGGCCTCTCTGTTCTATCTATGGAAGAGACATCACTCGCTTCATTTTTAACTTCAGAATGCAgcttatttatttgttcatttattcCCAAGCATTTGCTTTTGTCTGTAGAATAATGTACTTTCTCTGCTATTAATATCGGATCAGTTTCAGGTTTACCAGAGccttttttctgttcaggtaAAGTACATCCATCGGGGAAAAAATCATTAGGTTCTTTAAAAGTAAACCTGCTTGGAAAAGCTTTTGTGTCTTTAGTTTCTGAAATAATACTACCTTCTTTCAAGTAGTCAGTTTTGTCATTTAGCCTGGCTGGCTGATCAGTGTGTAAGACATCcccatcatttttcttctctttcacagaTGATTTTCTAGTTCTGAGTGTCATAGCCTTTTTTTCAGGAGCCATTGTAATGGCTTCACTAAGAGCTCTTTCACCACATGTCTGAAAGATTTCATATCTTGGCTCTATTCTTTGGTAAGTTAGAGAGTCTTCTGCATTTTTAGGAGTGTGTTTTTCACTTTTCTCAACAGCAGATTTTTCTAATAGAATTGCCTGAGTCATTTTCTTGTCTTCATTTGAACAAGCTGGTTTTCCACTTTTTTCTACATCTGCTATAGGTTTTGATGAATGAAATTGTTTATGATACTGCTTTATACTAGTTGTCTCCTCCACTACTTCTCCCGCCCGTGATCCTCTGTTATGCCCCAAAGCCACCGTATCATGCTTTCTTTCAAGCTCATTATTCATCTTCAGTGCAGAATCAACTGCAGAATGACCAGCAGCAACATTATGTCTCTGAATATTATGGTCAAACATGGTGGCTCGGACAGTTTTAACACAGGTCTTTTCCATAACCGTggctggttttaattttttttcaaagctgcttgTGAACGAGACAGAATTTTCactttgcagagaaaaatgctgacCATCTCCAAGGAAGTTTCCTTTTGTCTCTGTCTGATCAGCTTTATTTGTTAGTTTTAAAATCTGCCGGGGTTTCCAGGAATTCCCAACAGCATATGCTTCAGTGAAATCTGTGCCATGGGGAAGCTTGATCTCCTTACTCTGGAACAAGAAAATTCAACAGTTAGGGTTGttatatatcttttaaattaaCTATGTACCACCTACTCTGTGAAACACAACATGCACAAGTTAAGCACACCCTTTTTCTCTAAACACAAAATCCATCAAAACAAAAGCAGTCTAAGCAGCAGATGTATAACTCCAGTCTAAATCTCTGTTATAACAGAGTATCTCATAACttgatttttacttttaataaaagaaataagaagtgCATTGAAAGTCTATATTTTTCTAGGCAGAGCACTGGAATGTTTTTAATCCTACTTTATTGACAGATTCTGAAAATAACACTTGCATTAACTGaagattttaaaacaagttagttgtcttcaaaatgaaattaaCCTACTAAAACTTTGTACCAAATTGTTAGCTTCCTTACCACATATTCTTATCTCAAacctagactggaaaaaaagggcACAACCATGAGGACTCTCAAGGAATACCCTTAAAACTACATAAAGCTCCTATTTAACAACACTAAGAAGCATCAACAGCAAGGTTACATTTTGCAACACAAAAGTTTTACTTCAGAACAAAGACAGCATATCAGCTTTTTCAACAACAGACTACAACTTTctgtatatttctgtatttccaaaACTTCAGAGTTAAATGACTTCTCTTTGGAGACTGACATGAAACATACAGCAAGCATTTAGTACGGAGCTGTGACTTGGATGGGGAAATGCACTACACTACTAATGCTGTGCTTAGAAAGAATTAAGGACAATCACTGCACAGAACCACAACAGCCACAGTCTATTCACTACGGGGTTTTATACGTTAGAAGTTCCATTAAAATAGCATACATAATATTATTTTTGTCTATGCTGCTGCATGCATTTAAGAGTATGCAAATACAACTTTTTAAAGACTCAGCACAGACGCGATACTCCCATACTTTATCGGTGTGTCCTAAAGATAGAATTATCCAAGTAAGCCTATTAGGATTATGCCATTTTAAATACTTTCAATGCCCATTTTAAAGTCACTGATTGATAAAGACACATAGGACATAGAGTATAGTGCTATGTACACTCTACATAAAAACCTATTTGGAGATTACATTGACTGATGCCATTTTCTTACTTTTTGATTTTCTTGAATTTCACTGGTAGAGTCATTTCTTATTTCAGCAGGTTTCTCTGGCTTGACTTCACTGCTTGATGCTGGACTTGAAAACCTAAGACAAAAACTTCTATTACTTCTTTTAGTTCCAGTTAGTTGACAAGTATGCTTCTTCCCAAAGCAGATTGATGATATATTATCTCATATCATTAAAAAATATCTAATCAATTATATTTCTTAAAGGCGAAATGGCACTATTTCATATTACAATTAACTGTATTCAGTGGTTTTATTGTATCAAGACCAAAGGATTATTGTTTCATGAAAAATTGTTAGTTATGTAATTTACTGTATAATGTAAAACTTTAGAGAACCATAATgtagcaaaataataataataaaaagatattcTTATGTCTCAGTTGCACTTCTTCTCTTTATTCCCATTACAATGTCAAAGGACCAAGGTTTGCTGAAAAACTATACTATTCCACTATCCCTACAGTAGATCCTTTTATCCAAATGTCTGCTGTATCCATTATGTGAAATACACTTCTGTTACACTATCAAAAAGCATTATTCCTCTGTCCTTATCTCTTTTTCATCACATACAGAACATGAGGTATCCAGGTGAGCATGAGGCCCTGCCACATGGCCTCAAGATTGTGCTTAATGCACTTTGCAGTACCGTGTCCAGCTCTTATGCACGTCACAAACATAAATCCTAATGATTATGAATAATCAATTATCCAACTTTATACTGAGAGAATACATTTTATACCAGTCCAAATACCTTTTCattggaaagcttttttttcttttttttaatatatctaacAATCATCAGGGCTCATACTGCTCTAAAAACACTGCTCCAAAACATCAGAAAGGACCTTCAGAAATAGAGGTTGCAAGATTTTGATTTACATCACTGAAAACAGAGAGCTTTCTATAACTGGCAGAGCAAGTTCTGCAACCCAACAATTCCTGAACCCGAAAGGGAAAGAAGTGCATCTTCATAGAGTAGAAAGACTCACTGGTTTATAAGAGAGGTGTACCAGGACAGGTACGTTTCAGTCACAAAGTCTGCCCCAAAACAGGATTATATGCCACTATAACCCGCCTGCCTCCTCCCATGCCAGTTGTCTTTATTATATTAATTAGTACTGTACACGAGGACATAGTACAGTACTTACCCACTCACTGTTAAAAGCAATTGTTGAATTTTTAAGCCTtgttctaccaaaaaaaaaaaaaagatgcttccCTGCTCCCTTGCCACACCTTGGGAAGAATGCACATCACAGACCTTTAAGCCTTGATATGAAAGTAAAATAAGATGCCTGTCTGGCTGAAAACCTGGTATTCGATACCACTATCAAAGACGTGGTAAACATTTCTGCCCCTGCTGTGCCAAATAAAATGCAATTCAGAagtattctgaagaaaaagacTTTTGTGAGGATGACAGGATGGACATTCAAAACAGCACAGTAAAACAAGGAATCTCAGCctattttttgcttttgacaaATATGCAAGTATGCAGGCTACAACATTTCACcttgagattttaaaatatatgaaacttTAATAATAGCTATACAGTTACAATAACATGCAAAGGCCACATTACTGACAGCACATTTTTGCAGCTGTTCTTAAAGTATATTTAATTTgatctttgggggggggggggggggcgtgaaGGATAAGATTGGAAAGGGGACTTTTTTAACCCCCAAATGGATCCAGGATAATATTATAAAGAATAACTACACAGAATGGAGCCAAAATATGCAGGTATCTTACTGAATGAGCAAGTTTTAGTGAATGAGATGAAGTTTTAAGAGGATTAAACAAAACTTCTCTGAAACCTACATCTTTGTTAAGTCTGCAGAAAGTGGTCGTGATTGAAGTGACCTGCGCAGATTTCCTGGCTTAGCCTCTGCATTTTCTGTTGTCAGTTCTTTGATTCTCTGTTGGATGTTCATGTATCTGTTTTCCCTCTCAGCAGTTGATGGGAGAGGCTCTGTATCCACTGGAGGACTGGGATTTTCTGAAGCAAACAAACTAATGTGTTTTTTAACACTACCCCTTTTGATACTGTTCTCCTTTTCTGAGGAAACTGCAGGGCTTTCACGAGCTAGAAACATACATGTTTCCTTTTGATCCAATATTTTCGCCTCCTTATTAGTTTTGCTGTCACTACTAGTTTCACAGCTTCTTTCAGAACCACACAAGTTAGTCACTACTTCTGATTTTGTCTCAGTTTGTTCACTTTTACATTTATGCTGTGTTTCCCATATGAACTTCCCATCATTCAGGACGCCAATGTCCTGACTACTGCGCTTCAAGTTTGTTTTAGAAGAACTGTCTttattaaattccatttcttcattttttggcCCCATTTCAGACTGCTCATGACAGCTCACATCAGTAAAATAAGTTATAGATACGTTCTCCTTGCTCTCATGGGATGAGCAAGTCTTTTTGCAGGACGAAAGATCTTTATGCTCAAACTTAGCCGTCAGGTCCATGGACAAAGGCCTTGGTTTTCTAACCCAGGATTTCTCTGTAGGAGATTTTTCCTCCGAAGGTTCCACTGGGCGATGCTTTTGATCTCTTAACGATTCTAGGAAAACAGCAGATACTGGTCTATGTTTTAGCCTTTGCTGCACATCAGAAAAACCAACTTTATTGTTGATATTGTTTGTGTCGTCATTGGTTTTCTCCCCTGTAACATCTTCATAAGCATCTTTCTTTTCACGAGTTTTGAGGGAGTTCCAAGAGACCGGCCTAGGATTGGAAGAAAGTGATATTTGCCTATGAATAGATCCTTCAGCTTTCCTGGATGTCTCAGAAGGCTGAGATGGTTTCTCAAGCTTTGCATTACAGTGAAGCTCTCTTGTTTGTGTAGTACTAAATACTCTGTGGTCATCAGCAGCCCTTTTTCCTTGGGCCAGGCTGACCTTTGATTGCTCCGTGCCAGCTGTCTCAAAAAGGATGACAGTATTAGCACTGGGACCAGTGTAGAAAGTCATATTTGTGACTACTTCACTGTTAGCCTTATTTTCACTTTCAATTACTTTTTGGTCTACTAATGGAGGAACATTTCCACTTAATACCTTAACAGGTGATGTTTCTTCAGTGGCCTCTCTAATAAGATTACTTGATCTGAAAGCTGTAACAGGTGGTTTTACATTTGCAAAAGTATCTGAAGATTTCTCTTTAGAAAAAGGCTTTGGGAAAAGTCTCGGCCTTGATCCTAATGTCGGCATTGTTGCGGATCTTAAAGTGCTTGTGAATTTGCTCTTCTCTTCAAGAGTCAGTGATGCTGAAGGTTCATTTGTCTTCTTACTTGCATCTGAAAGCACACTTACATACACACGCTGTGATTTATCTTCATTTGTGATTTCATTTAAGTCAGGTACTGTCGTCAAAGACGCCAAAGTAGAacttatttctatttttgttgcCATAGTTGTAATTACACATTCAACAGAATTGGAAAAATccaacaaggaagaaaaatctacaaaaaaaaaagacaaaaaaagtattGATGTAGAGTTAGCATGAACATTAAATAAACTAATTCTAATTCCAAAGGTCACTACATTTAAATTTTGGAGCATTTAAGATATGCTGCTTACAGCATATCACAAAATGGAAGCAGTGTTCCCAATGTTAATACACAAACCTCAACTCTTTTTTATAATTTCAATAGCTATTGAGATACATTGAGTATATAttttcatactaaaaaaaaacctcagagatCAGAGTGACTGAAAATGTTATTTGTTAATTTTCAGTTAAGGCCACAACTAACCAATGTAAATAGTTTAATTTGTAATTGTAAATTCGTATTCTACAAAGCTCCAGCAAGCTTTGCTCCCACTTACcataatttgcattttttgctgCAACCGAGTTATACAAGCCAAATCACTTCTCATAGTGAAAAGCAGCGTTTGCCAAGGTCACATGAAGAACACAAGGAAAGTGATGGCTTCAGCGCTGCACGCAGACCTCTCCTGCAAGTGAACAGAGGACACTCAGCTTCTGGCACAGCACGCACCTAGATCTACACAGGTATTACCACAGAAGAGAAAACTTCAGTGTTTCAAGGAAAGAAGCTGGCTCCCactttcaaatacaaaattacCAGATTTAATTGTGCAAAGTAGAGGAATGTTTAATTTTCAGACTCTTATTAAAGAATCAACAAGAAATTATCATCTAATGCCTGAAGTGTGCAACACCGGAACAAGTGCAAAGAATTTGCTTAGCACAATAACTGGACATTAAATTCAAACACAATTACATCCACATTGTTATGAGAACTGCTTGCAAATTCCAATGTTGTCAATCACTGATTAAACCCTGAGCTCTGCATTACCCTAATCTCAATTACTTTAATTTACTTTCTGTTGTAAATCTCCTCTTTGTGACAACAGTACATGAAGCGGTACCTGAAAAGCTGACCTTCTCCAAAACGCTGATTTTCAACCTAAATACGATTTTTACCATGACAAAATAATATTTCCAATATCTTGCCAACAAAGGCAGGACATTAGTTTAGACTTCAATTATATGCTTACTGCAGAGATCAGGGAAAACAGTAATAATTAGAATTTCAGCAACAAGTAACCTGAatgttttcagtttaaactttttcctaataaaaagtatatttaaactTTGTGGCAGATGCAGATGGATACACGTGGTTGCTGAcgcattatttttttcctttgaaggctGTCACGCTCAGAGTATATTTCATCAACAGCCACGCCGGGCTCTGTTCTGCGGGGACACTCTCTTGCCTACTTTTGGACAGTCTCTGCAGCAGTGTCACACATGGGTCTCATCTGATCCATTTTTTATGGCCCAAAAATATGGGTATTTGCAGATTCTACGGAATATGGAACCTTCTCACATGTgagtattaaaacattttttgaacGTTTCCTTCCCAAGTCTTCCGTCTGGAAGGTGACCTTGCACCTTCGTTAGCCTCTCTGAAGAGCCACCTGCAAAATCTCAGAGACTTCAGACACCACCATTTCATCCCACCCGTAACAAGACGGCTGCCACGGGGAACGCGGTtcccaaggaagaaaggaggagaaaccaGGAGAGAAAattcatttaagaaaacaaaactattaaGGAAGAAGGATAAAAAGGGTTGAGACTCCACTGTTGTTTGAAAAGGGAAGATGTCTTC
This is a stretch of genomic DNA from Dromaius novaehollandiae isolate bDroNov1 chromosome 17, bDroNov1.hap1, whole genome shotgun sequence. It encodes these proteins:
- the KIAA1671 gene encoding uncharacterized protein KIAA1671 homolog — translated: MATKIEISSTLASLTTVPDLNEITNEDKSQRVYVSVLSDASKKTNEPSASLTLEEKSKFTSTLRSATMPTLGSRPRLFPKPFSKEKSSDTFANVKPPVTAFRSSNLIREATEETSPVKVLSGNVPPLVDQKVIESENKANSEVVTNMTFYTGPSANTVILFETAGTEQSKVSLAQGKRAADDHRVFSTTQTRELHCNAKLEKPSQPSETSRKAEGSIHRQISLSSNPRPVSWNSLKTREKKDAYEDVTGEKTNDDTNNINNKVGFSDVQQRLKHRPVSAVFLESLRDQKHRPVEPSEEKSPTEKSWVRKPRPLSMDLTAKFEHKDLSSCKKTCSSHESKENVSITYFTDVSCHEQSEMGPKNEEMEFNKDSSSKTNLKRSSQDIGVLNDGKFIWETQHKCKSEQTETKSEVVTNLCGSERSCETSSDSKTNKEAKILDQKETCMFLARESPAVSSEKENSIKRGSVKKHISLFASENPSPPVDTEPLPSTAERENRYMNIQQRIKELTTENAEAKPGNLRRSLQSRPLSADLTKMFSSPASSSEVKPEKPAEIRNDSTSEIQENQKSKEIKLPHGTDFTEAYAVGNSWKPRQILKLTNKADQTETKGNFLGDGQHFSLQSENSVSFTSSFEKKLKPATVMEKTCVKTVRATMFDHNIQRHNVAAGHSAVDSALKMNNELERKHDTVALGHNRGSRAGEVVEETTSIKQYHKQFHSSKPIADVEKSGKPACSNEDKKMTQAILLEKSAVEKSEKHTPKNAEDSLTYQRIEPRYEIFQTCGERALSEAITMAPEKKAMTLRTRKSSVKEKKNDGDVLHTDQPARLNDKTDYLKEGSIISETKDTKAFPSRFTFKEPNDFFPDGCTLPEQKKGSGKPETDPILIAEKVHYSTDKSKCLGINEQINKLHSEVKNEASDVSSIDRTERPNVTKYSSEKRSVRPGRTDNHEFRTSFGHEVFLTSVNKHGAQYSSVLSSGQVCKSSSSHHPDMEAQTISKDDSRAFDLRKCLYSKSVEQSFSLDSIAHENREKFRVTEPEEKVRRTKSSIADLKISERWRRKTLPQDSIKTEEVGLLTPESIKRLNRTESLQLEEGSVKKRSKKSKEGLEGNETNQTVLGSPDDYLKNQSAAFEPKATYFAVTYQVPGDRREKSFGTPSASETSKISPSSEIVTTNLDPIFSKSSKPVLQQPSENITRTNCREDSRDVYINKDWAKEEEKNEVNFSKNISFTNFQISGKDNQKYRERSLDFSKEKIIDVDAFMLKRDLENTPQADLKRSGRKVSSYHEPRSPLHFAQLHKNSEPVNQKSSESNYDLAAGKAEHGYRSRILDIDALMAEYKEEPVFQDKLPEDHSLFNRELPKNKRNVSDWTSSSYSGKERKGSDHCSVKNKQGDRAEEYHRPEKLILNEKNREKLESCGPEFDKQKSKDRKFSPPYWGNPSSLFSDKFVNSPVEFTRKKTFIIDEDQEVNLTSSQRSSTFANDKVQPVRAVGAEQKLEINLASKFSVKADVGQLQKKLVTKEQFLEVAPEGDWSKDVSRSFVTKNKDNANKTSCDNDFSNVKSKTDWKNYASTLGSAPPDLRRSYSEKSRQGKDNVPLMKEARGRKDLYRFRQSFPPESMENGWKKKTSSQSESFFHEDKKASGKAWTKQSSEKADGTDFTLVSVQRRSHSFYKDRRADNWTDQLKQCFSRHPPEAKDTDTLVREPDSQYGTWNEQRHSGDSFAPESPSSENNVTSTRKQPPNSQPSSLSSQTEPASLVDHHDSSKDQRSTSLDRSSTDVDSTDGTDLPPPGDAYPEEKTTDFSFIDQTTILDSSALKTRAQLSKKRRHRAPISHSLRRSRGTEFENKFSLEDPDSSWMFKDSTEEKKTMQQEDSDEEEKIHRTGKSSSVQAQRLPVFPGMDHSVLKAQLRKRQESETAGEISSAQLFKSPKPQLQHGVPGSRLLPSSVEKEDRSEEKSPQWLKELKSKKRQSHYENQV